The following are encoded in a window of Thalassotalea insulae genomic DNA:
- the ispA gene encoding (2E,6E)-farnesyl diphosphate synthase — MELLTDLNGIQTRTDQYLITKLDSLAVNDEKLLAAMRYGLLIGGKRMRPYLAHITGQSLGVSATDIDGIAAAIECIHAYSLLHDDLPAMDDDDLRRGQPTCHKAYDEATAILAGDSLQTLAFDILANHPFSPAVAEKRITLIQQLVKASGYQGMCGGQALDLAATGEQISLSQLEQLHALKTGALLEASVLMAAECAHNISTEEKQALATFAQRVGLAYQVRDDIIDITSSEEELGKPAGSDVNANKSTYPALLGLTGAQQKADDLYQQALQALASLPYNTQNLSEFATFIIERTS; from the coding sequence GTGGAGCTATTAACAGATCTTAACGGTATTCAAACCAGAACCGATCAATACTTAATTACTAAACTTGACAGTTTAGCGGTAAATGATGAAAAGCTATTAGCTGCAATGCGTTATGGTTTATTAATTGGCGGCAAGCGAATGCGTCCTTACCTGGCTCATATCACAGGTCAAAGTTTAGGGGTAAGCGCAACAGATATTGACGGGATAGCTGCAGCAATCGAATGTATCCATGCCTACTCGCTACTTCATGATGACCTCCCTGCGATGGATGATGATGATTTACGTCGAGGTCAGCCGACCTGCCATAAAGCTTATGATGAAGCAACGGCGATTTTAGCTGGTGACAGTTTACAAACTTTAGCTTTTGATATTTTAGCAAATCATCCATTCTCACCTGCGGTAGCTGAAAAACGGATAACACTGATCCAGCAACTAGTAAAAGCCAGTGGTTATCAGGGAATGTGTGGCGGACAAGCGTTAGATTTAGCCGCTACCGGCGAGCAAATCTCGCTCAGCCAACTGGAACAGCTACATGCATTAAAAACCGGAGCCTTACTAGAAGCGTCCGTTTTAATGGCTGCCGAATGTGCTCACAACATTAGCACCGAAGAAAAACAAGCACTGGCAACGTTTGCCCAACGAGTTGGCTTAGCCTATCAGGTACGCGATGATATTATCGACATCACTTCCAGCGAAGAAGAACTTGGCAAACCAGCAGGTTCAGATGTTAATGCCAATAAAAGTACCTACCCTGCACTACTAGGATTAACAGGCGCGCAACAAAAAGCAGACGACTTATATCAACAAGCACTTCAAGCTTTAGCCTCTTTGCCTTACAATACACAGAATTTGTCGGAATTTGCGACCTTTATCATCGAACGTACCAGCTAG
- the dxs gene encoding 1-deoxy-D-xylulose-5-phosphate synthase, with protein sequence MTTNLDHYPLLAGINSPADLRQLEQSQLAQASEELRRYLLNSVSKSSGHFASGLGTIELTVALHYVYNTPFDHLIWDVGHQAYPHKILTGRRDQLHTIRQKDGLHPFPWREESEYDVLSVGHSSTSISAALGLAVAAEKEGKSRKTVAVIGDGAMTAGMAFEALNHAGDIHKDMLVILNDNEMSISENVGALNNHLAKMLSGSLYTGIREGSKRILKNLPPIKELASRAEEHLKGMVVPSTFFEELGFNYIGPIDGHDVNGLVDTISNMRNLKGPQLLHIATKKGKGYQAAEQDPIKYHAVPKFDPTETNLPKSKPSVPTYSQIFGDWLCKTAEVDDKLVAITPAMREGSGMVEFSQRFPEKYHDVAIAEQHAVTFAAGLAIGEQKPVVAIYSSFLQRGYDQFIHDVAIQNLPVLFAIDRAGIVGADGPTHQGSFDLSFMRCIPNITIMAPADERECQLMLTTGHQMNSPAAVRYPRGNGIGVELPEINETIEIGKGRVIEQGANIAILNFGTTLAQATTVAKELEATLVDMRFVKPLDHALIDQLVKSHQYLITVEDNAIAGGAGSAVNEYVLSQGLAVKILNIGLPDCFIKHGTQAEIHSELGLDAQGIKEKINNFIK encoded by the coding sequence ATGACTACAAACCTTGATCATTATCCTCTGTTGGCTGGCATCAATAGTCCTGCGGATTTACGCCAGCTTGAACAAAGCCAGTTAGCACAAGCCAGTGAAGAGCTGCGCCGCTATCTATTGAATTCCGTCAGTAAAAGTAGCGGCCATTTCGCTTCAGGGTTAGGTACCATTGAATTAACCGTTGCATTGCATTATGTCTACAACACTCCTTTTGATCACTTGATCTGGGATGTCGGTCACCAGGCTTATCCACATAAAATTCTCACCGGCCGTCGCGATCAGTTACACACTATTCGACAAAAAGATGGCTTGCATCCGTTTCCTTGGCGTGAAGAAAGTGAATATGATGTCTTAAGTGTTGGCCACTCCAGTACATCAATTTCTGCCGCGCTAGGTTTAGCGGTTGCTGCGGAAAAAGAAGGTAAGAGCCGAAAAACGGTTGCCGTTATCGGTGATGGCGCCATGACGGCAGGCATGGCATTTGAAGCATTAAATCACGCTGGTGATATTCATAAAGACATGCTGGTGATATTAAACGATAACGAAATGTCGATCTCCGAAAATGTTGGCGCGCTAAATAACCACCTGGCAAAAATGTTATCCGGCTCACTATACACAGGAATACGCGAAGGCAGTAAGCGCATTTTAAAAAACCTGCCGCCAATTAAAGAGTTGGCAAGTCGCGCTGAAGAGCACCTAAAAGGCATGGTCGTGCCCAGTACGTTCTTTGAAGAACTCGGCTTTAATTATATCGGTCCTATCGATGGCCATGATGTCAACGGCCTAGTAGATACCATCAGTAATATGCGTAATCTAAAAGGGCCACAATTGCTGCACATCGCAACAAAAAAAGGTAAAGGCTACCAGGCGGCTGAGCAAGATCCAATCAAGTATCATGCAGTACCAAAATTTGATCCAACGGAAACAAATTTACCAAAAAGCAAACCTAGCGTACCAACTTATTCACAAATCTTTGGTGACTGGTTATGCAAAACTGCGGAAGTTGATGACAAGCTAGTTGCCATTACTCCGGCAATGCGAGAAGGATCGGGCATGGTAGAATTTAGTCAGCGCTTTCCGGAAAAATACCATGATGTTGCCATTGCCGAACAACATGCAGTGACCTTTGCCGCCGGCCTGGCTATTGGTGAACAAAAGCCGGTAGTTGCTATCTATTCCAGCTTTTTACAACGCGGTTATGATCAGTTTATTCACGATGTCGCGATTCAGAATTTACCAGTGTTATTTGCGATTGACCGAGCTGGTATTGTTGGTGCTGATGGACCAACGCATCAAGGTTCATTTGATTTAAGCTTTATGCGCTGTATTCCAAATATTACAATTATGGCGCCAGCAGATGAACGTGAGTGTCAGTTAATGCTTACTACTGGCCATCAGATGAATTCGCCAGCGGCAGTGCGTTACCCAAGAGGCAACGGCATCGGTGTTGAACTGCCAGAGATCAATGAGACTATCGAAATAGGCAAAGGCCGCGTTATTGAACAAGGCGCAAATATCGCCATTTTAAATTTTGGTACTACCTTGGCCCAGGCAACAACAGTCGCTAAAGAACTTGAAGCGACATTAGTTGATATGCGTTTTGTTAAACCATTAGATCACGCCCTAATTGATCAGCTAGTTAAAAGCCACCAGTATTTAATCACTGTAGAAGACAATGCCATCGCCGGTGGCGCAGGTTCTGCAGTAAACGAATACGTGCTCAGCCAGGGACTTGCGGTTAAAATTCTCAATATCGGCTTGCCAGACTGCTTTATCAAACACGGTACCCAAGCTGAAATTCATAGTGAATTAGGACTTGACGCTCAAGGCATCAAAGAGAAAATCAACAACTTTATCAAGTAA
- the pomA gene encoding flagellar motor protein PomA translates to MDLATLLGILGAIGFIVMAMVLGGDINMFVDTQSILIVFCGSTFIVLANYNMGQFFGIGKIIAKAFMFKIEQPEELIEKSVEMADAARKGGFLALEEAEISNAFMQKGVDMLVDGHDADVVRGTLQKDIQLTTERHETGIGMLSALADVAPAMGMIGTLIGLVAMLSNMDDPKAIGPAMAVALLTTLYGAFLANVIAIPIANKLKIRMAEEKLNQELILDAVLGIQDGQNPRVIEGLLKNYLAEGKRTIDTNEE, encoded by the coding sequence GTGGATTTAGCTACGCTACTGGGAATTTTAGGAGCTATTGGTTTTATCGTAATGGCCATGGTCTTAGGTGGCGATATCAACATGTTTGTTGATACCCAGTCTATTCTTATCGTATTTTGTGGTTCAACTTTTATTGTCTTGGCAAATTATAATATGGGGCAGTTTTTCGGCATAGGTAAAATTATCGCTAAAGCCTTTATGTTTAAAATTGAACAGCCGGAAGAGTTAATTGAAAAATCAGTTGAAATGGCGGATGCCGCTCGTAAAGGGGGCTTTTTAGCATTAGAAGAAGCAGAAATATCCAATGCCTTTATGCAAAAAGGTGTTGATATGTTAGTGGATGGTCATGATGCTGATGTGGTGCGTGGTACCTTGCAAAAAGACATTCAATTAACTACTGAACGCCATGAAACTGGAATTGGCATGTTATCTGCGTTAGCAGATGTTGCACCAGCAATGGGAATGATAGGTACTTTGATTGGATTAGTGGCTATGCTTTCTAATATGGATGATCCTAAAGCGATTGGTCCAGCTATGGCGGTAGCCCTTTTAACGACACTTTATGGTGCATTTTTAGCCAATGTTATCGCCATTCCGATTGCTAATAAACTAAAAATTCGCATGGCGGAAGAAAAGCTTAATCAGGAATTGATCTTAGATGCGGTACTTGGTATTCAGGATGGACAGAATCCTAGAGTCATTGAAGGATTGCTGAAAAATTATCTGGCAGAAGGTAAGCGCACCATAGATACGAATGAAGAGTAA
- the xseB gene encoding exodeoxyribonuclease VII small subunit, which yields MPRKKIENLSFEESLGELETIVQKLEQGELSLEDSMALFERGLNLSKVSQEKLKDAEQRIQILMNNNGEQSLVDFTEEEK from the coding sequence ATGCCGCGTAAAAAGATTGAAAACTTAAGCTTTGAAGAGTCGCTTGGTGAGCTCGAAACCATAGTGCAAAAGCTCGAACAGGGAGAATTAAGCCTGGAAGACTCAATGGCATTATTCGAGCGAGGGCTTAATTTAAGCAAAGTCAGCCAGGAAAAATTAAAAGATGCTGAGCAACGTATTCAAATTTTAATGAATAATAATGGCGAGCAAAGTTTAGTAGACTTCACTGAGGAAGAGAAATAA
- a CDS encoding TonB-dependent receptor domain-containing protein produces MTLKASKRKSTTLSSKIYLTGWSLQLESSFTAFDFVEAKAVKDDDLGQLSIPKWQANFTTTYTEGNFSASWTYKFKQGGKLNLDVSDEYYDSQNPGNSNIHNLRASYNLSEQANLYVGINNITNHTGLDHWTTNYGTRNGWGILGRNYYAGFIYNF; encoded by the coding sequence TTGACGCTCAAGGCATCAAAGAGAAAATCAACAACTTTATCAAGTAAAATTTACCTCACTGGTTGGTCACTACAGTTAGAATCTTCTTTCACCGCTTTTGATTTTGTCGAAGCAAAAGCAGTTAAAGACGATGACTTAGGACAATTGAGTATTCCTAAATGGCAAGCTAACTTCACCACTACCTATACTGAAGGAAACTTCAGTGCAAGTTGGACTTATAAATTTAAGCAAGGAGGCAAATTGAATTTGGACGTCTCGGATGAATATTATGATTCGCAAAACCCGGGTAACTCAAATATTCACAACCTACGTGCTAGCTACAACTTATCAGAACAAGCCAATTTATATGTTGGTATAAATAACATCACTAACCACACAGGTTTAGACCATTGGACAACTAACTATGGCACCAGAAATGGTTGGGGTATTTTAGGTCGCAATTATTATGCTGGCTTTATATATAACTTTTAA